From Erwinia sp. HDF1-3R, one genomic window encodes:
- a CDS encoding YnbE family lipoprotein, which produces MKRISLLMPAAALLLSGCTPRIEIAAPKEPITINMNVKIEHEIHIKVDKDVEALLKNQSDLF; this is translated from the coding sequence ATGAAACGCATTAGCCTGCTGATGCCCGCCGCTGCGCTACTGCTTAGCGGCTGTACGCCCCGTATTGAGATCGCTGCACCAAAAGAGCCGATTACCATCAATATGAACGTCAAAATTGAGCATGAGATCCATATCAAGGTAGATAAAGACGTTGAGGCACTGTTAAAAAATCAGAGTGATTTATTTTGA
- a CDS encoding YdbL family protein has translation MMGRLRTMLICLLLLPTAVMALTLSEGRQQGRVGETLSGYIAPRAQDADTLALVERINQGRSQQYLMLARQNGLTTEEVARIAGMKLVDRAAAGEYVRGINGQWLQKTP, from the coding sequence ATGATGGGCAGGTTAAGAACTATGCTGATTTGCCTGCTATTGCTGCCGACGGCGGTTATGGCACTGACGTTGAGCGAGGGGCGTCAGCAGGGTCGGGTAGGTGAGACGCTGTCCGGCTATATCGCACCTCGAGCTCAGGATGCGGATACGCTGGCACTGGTTGAGCGTATCAATCAGGGGCGCAGTCAGCAATATCTGATGCTGGCCCGGCAAAATGGTCTGACGACGGAAGAGGTTGCCCGTATTGCCGGGATGAAGCTGGTCGACAGGGCCGCTGCGGGCGAATATGTTCGTGGGATTAACGGGCAGTGGCTACAGAAAACACCTTAA
- the hrpA gene encoding ATP-dependent RNA helicase HrpA, producing the protein MSENPQSALALLLPRLDSLMLRDRQRLQKRFNGAKKMKEASAQQALADALDAEITQAEQKIAQRRAATPAIRYPEDLPVSQKKDEIAEAIRHHQVVIVAGETGSGKTTQLPKICMELGRGITGLIGHTQPRRLAARTVADRIADELETTLGGCIGYKVRFNDKVSDTTQVKLMTDGILLAEVQQDRLLMQYDTIIIDEAHERSLNIDFLLGYLRELLPKRPDLKVIITSATIDPQRFSRHFHNAPVIEVTGRTWPVEVRYRPIVEDAEDTERDQLQAIFDAVDELGQLSRGDILIFMSGEREIRDTADALNRRDLPHTEILPLFARLSNAEQNRVFQSHTGRRIVLATNVAETSLTVPGIKYVIDPGTARISRYSFRTKVQRLPIEPVSQASANQRMGRCGRVSEGVCIRLYSEDDFLSRPAFTDPEILRTNLASVILQMTALGLGDIGAFPFVEAPDKRNIQDGVKLLEELGAITQNENQHYKLTSSGRSLAQLPVDPRLAKMVLEAQRYGCTREVMIIASALSIQDPRERPVDKQQASDEKHRRFADKDSDFLSFVNLWDYLQEQQKALGSSQFRRLCRTDYLNYLRVREWQDIYTQLRQVVREQGIPLNTEPGDFRSVHTALLTGLLSHLGQKDADKQEYTGARNARFAIFPGSGLFKKPPKWTMVAELVETSRLWGRIAARIEPEWIEPVAGHLIKRSYSEPHWEKAQGAVMASEKVTLYGLPIVAARKVNYGPIDPVLSRELFIRHALVEGDWQTRHTFFRANLRLREEVEELEHKSRRRDILVDDETLYAFYDGRIPHDIVSARHFDSWWKQASREEPERLNFVREMLVKEGADGVSQLDYPDIWQQGDLRLRLTYQFEPGQEADGVTVHIPLPLLNQVTEAGFEWQIPGLRRELVVALIKSLPKPVRRNFVPAPNYADAFMGRATPQALPLLESLEREFRRMSGITIDREAWQWDQVPDHLKITFRVVDEKNRKLGEGRSLTQLKDALKGKVQETLADVADDGLEQSGLQSWSFGNLPDHFEQKRGSYSVKAWPALVDEKESVGIRLFDSQHAQQKAMWRGQRRLLLLNIPSPVKYLHEKLPNKAKLGLYFNPYGKVLELIDDCISCGVDRLIAEFGGPTWQEEAFSQLHERVRAGLNDTVVDIASKVEQILTSVFTINKKLKGRVDMTMALALSDIKAQMGGLVYRGFVTQNGWKRLSDTLRYLHAIERRLEKLPVDPHSDRARMLKVEKIQQAWSSWYNKLPEVRRDDEEVKDVRWMIEELRVSYFAQQLGTPYPVSEKRIQQAMDDISS; encoded by the coding sequence ATGTCAGAAAATCCTCAGTCAGCGCTGGCACTTCTGCTGCCGCGACTCGATTCGCTAATGCTGCGCGATCGCCAGCGTCTGCAAAAGCGCTTCAACGGCGCAAAAAAAATGAAAGAGGCCAGCGCTCAGCAGGCCTTAGCCGACGCGCTGGATGCTGAAATCACCCAGGCTGAACAGAAAATCGCCCAGCGACGCGCGGCGACGCCTGCTATTCGTTACCCGGAAGATCTGCCGGTCAGTCAGAAAAAGGACGAAATTGCAGAAGCCATCCGTCATCATCAGGTAGTGATTGTCGCGGGTGAAACGGGATCGGGTAAAACCACCCAGCTCCCCAAAATCTGTATGGAACTGGGCAGGGGCATCACCGGCCTGATTGGTCATACTCAGCCGCGTCGCCTGGCGGCACGTACCGTCGCCGACCGTATTGCCGACGAGCTGGAAACCACGCTGGGCGGCTGTATTGGGTATAAGGTTCGTTTTAACGACAAGGTCAGCGACACGACTCAGGTCAAGCTGATGACCGACGGGATCCTGCTGGCGGAAGTACAGCAGGACCGGCTGCTGATGCAGTATGACACCATCATTATTGATGAGGCGCACGAGCGCAGCCTGAATATTGACTTCCTGCTGGGCTACCTGCGCGAATTACTGCCTAAGCGTCCGGATCTGAAAGTCATCATCACCTCGGCCACCATCGATCCTCAGCGCTTCTCGCGACACTTCCATAATGCACCGGTAATCGAGGTTACGGGCCGCACCTGGCCGGTTGAGGTGCGCTACCGGCCCATCGTTGAGGACGCAGAAGACACCGAGCGGGACCAGCTACAGGCGATTTTTGATGCCGTCGATGAACTGGGCCAGCTGAGCCGCGGAGATATTCTGATCTTTATGAGCGGCGAGCGTGAAATTCGCGACACGGCGGATGCGCTGAACCGGCGCGATCTGCCGCATACGGAAATCCTGCCGCTTTTTGCCCGCTTATCTAACGCCGAGCAGAACCGGGTCTTTCAGTCGCACACCGGACGGCGGATCGTACTGGCGACCAACGTCGCTGAAACCTCGCTGACCGTGCCGGGGATCAAATACGTTATCGATCCCGGTACCGCCCGCATCAGTCGCTACAGCTTTCGCACGAAAGTACAGCGGCTGCCGATTGAGCCGGTTTCGCAGGCCTCGGCAAACCAGCGTATGGGCCGCTGCGGTCGCGTGTCGGAAGGGGTCTGCATCCGACTCTATTCGGAAGATGATTTCCTCAGCCGTCCGGCTTTTACCGACCCGGAAATTTTGCGCACCAACCTGGCATCCGTTATTTTGCAAATGACCGCGCTCGGGCTTGGCGATATCGGCGCCTTCCCGTTTGTGGAAGCGCCCGACAAACGCAATATTCAGGATGGCGTCAAACTGCTTGAAGAGCTGGGGGCAATTACCCAGAACGAAAATCAGCACTATAAGCTGACCTCATCAGGCCGCTCACTGGCGCAGCTACCGGTCGATCCCCGGCTGGCAAAAATGGTGCTGGAAGCGCAGCGCTACGGCTGTACCCGCGAAGTGATGATCATCGCCTCGGCGTTATCCATTCAGGATCCGCGCGAAAGGCCGGTTGATAAGCAGCAGGCCTCCGATGAAAAACATCGTCGCTTTGCCGACAAGGATTCTGACTTCCTCTCCTTTGTAAACCTGTGGGACTACCTTCAGGAGCAGCAAAAGGCGCTGGGTTCCAGCCAGTTCCGACGCCTGTGCAGGACCGACTATCTCAACTACCTGCGCGTACGTGAATGGCAGGATATCTATACCCAGCTGCGTCAGGTTGTGCGCGAGCAGGGGATCCCGCTCAACACCGAGCCGGGTGATTTTCGCAGCGTTCACACCGCGCTACTCACCGGGCTGCTCTCGCATCTGGGGCAGAAGGATGCGGACAAACAGGAGTATACCGGCGCGCGTAATGCCCGCTTTGCCATCTTTCCGGGGTCGGGATTATTTAAAAAACCGCCGAAGTGGACCATGGTGGCAGAACTGGTTGAGACCAGCCGCCTGTGGGGACGCATTGCGGCGCGCATTGAGCCGGAGTGGATTGAGCCGGTCGCCGGGCATCTGATCAAACGCAGCTACAGCGAGCCGCACTGGGAGAAGGCCCAGGGCGCGGTGATGGCCAGCGAAAAGGTTACCCTTTACGGACTGCCGATTGTTGCCGCGCGCAAGGTCAACTATGGCCCGATCGATCCCGTGCTGTCGCGTGAGCTGTTTATTCGCCATGCGCTGGTCGAGGGCGACTGGCAGACGCGCCATACTTTCTTCCGGGCTAATCTGCGGCTGCGCGAGGAGGTGGAAGAGCTGGAACACAAATCGCGTCGCCGCGATATTCTGGTAGATGATGAAACGCTCTATGCGTTTTACGACGGCCGTATCCCCCATGATATTGTCTCTGCGCGCCACTTCGACAGCTGGTGGAAGCAGGCCAGCCGGGAAGAACCCGAGCGGCTAAATTTCGTCAGGGAGATGCTGGTGAAGGAGGGCGCCGACGGCGTCAGCCAGCTGGACTATCCCGATATCTGGCAGCAGGGTGATCTTCGCCTGCGGCTGACCTATCAGTTTGAGCCAGGCCAGGAGGCCGACGGCGTGACGGTGCATATTCCGCTGCCGCTGCTTAATCAGGTCACAGAGGCGGGCTTCGAGTGGCAGATCCCCGGTCTGCGACGCGAGCTGGTGGTGGCGCTGATCAAGTCGCTCCCGAAACCGGTGCGGCGAAATTTTGTTCCTGCCCCTAACTACGCCGATGCGTTTATGGGACGTGCCACCCCGCAGGCGTTACCGCTGCTGGAATCGCTGGAGCGCGAATTTCGCCGCATGAGCGGTATAACCATCGATCGTGAGGCCTGGCAGTGGGACCAGGTACCCGATCATCTGAAAATCACCTTTCGGGTGGTCGATGAAAAAAATCGTAAGCTGGGTGAAGGGCGAAGCCTGACGCAGCTTAAGGATGCGCTGAAGGGCAAGGTCCAGGAAACGCTGGCGGACGTGGCGGATGACGGACTGGAGCAGAGCGGTTTGCAAAGCTGGAGCTTCGGCAACCTGCCGGACCACTTCGAGCAGAAACGCGGCAGCTACAGCGTGAAAGCCTGGCCAGCGCTGGTGGATGAAAAGGAGAGCGTCGGCATTCGTCTTTTTGACAGCCAGCATGCCCAGCAGAAGGCGATGTGGCGAGGTCAGCGCAGGCTGCTGCTGCTCAATATCCCTTCGCCGGTGAAATACCTGCATGAGAAACTGCCCAACAAAGCCAAGCTGGGACTCTACTTCAACCCCTACGGTAAAGTGCTGGAGCTGATTGACGACTGCATTTCCTGCGGCGTTGACCGGCTGATTGCGGAGTTCGGCGGTCCGACCTGGCAGGAAGAGGCCTTCAGCCAGCTTCATGAGCGGGTACGCGCCGGGCTGAATGATACGGTGGTGGATATCGCCAGCAAGGTTGAACAGATCCTGACCTCCGTCTTTACCATTAACAAAAAGCTTAAGGGAAGGGTGGATATGACCATGGCCCTGGCGCTCTCGGATATCAAGGCGCAGATGGGTGGCCTGGTCTACCGCGGTTTCGTGACGCAAAATGGCTGGAAAAGGCTCTCTGATACGCTGAGATATCTGCACGCCATCGAGCGACGTCTCGAAAAGCTGCCGGTGGATCCCCACAGCGATCGCGCCAGAATGCTGAAGGTTGAAAAAATTCAGCAGGCCTGGAGCAGCTGGTACAACAAATTACCTGAAGTCCGGCGCGATGATGAGGAAGTGAAAGACGTCCGCTGGATGATTGAAGAGCTGCGCGTAAGCTACTTTGCTCAGCAGCTGGGAACGCCGTATCCGGTCTCGGAGAAGCGTATCCAGCAGGCGATGGATGACATTTCATCCTGA
- a CDS encoding FMN-dependent NADH-azoreductase, whose protein sequence is MSNVLVLKSSILAGYSQSNQLADHFVEEWKAAHGSDTITIRDLAANPIPVLDGELVGALRPSDAALTPRQQEALSLSDELIAELKAHDTIVIAAPMYNFNIPTQLKNYFDLVARAGVTFRYSENGPEGLVTGKKVVVISSRGGIHKDTPSDLLTPYLKLFLGFLGMSDVKFVFAEGIAYGPEVATKATTDAKAVLEELVTA, encoded by the coding sequence ATGAGCAATGTATTAGTACTGAAATCCAGTATTCTCGCCGGTTATTCTCAGTCTAACCAGTTGGCCGATCATTTCGTTGAAGAGTGGAAAGCCGCGCACGGTAGCGACACTATTACCATTCGCGACCTCGCTGCGAATCCAATCCCGGTGCTGGATGGCGAGCTGGTCGGTGCGCTGCGTCCTTCCGATGCTGCACTGACCCCGCGCCAGCAGGAAGCGCTGTCTTTGTCTGACGAGTTGATTGCCGAGCTGAAAGCGCATGACACCATTGTTATTGCAGCACCGATGTATAATTTCAATATTCCTACTCAGTTAAAAAACTATTTCGACCTGGTTGCCCGCGCGGGCGTGACGTTCCGCTATAGCGAGAATGGTCCTGAAGGCCTGGTGACAGGTAAGAAGGTGGTGGTTATTTCCAGCCGTGGCGGCATCCACAAGGATACCCCTAGCGATTTGCTTACGCCTTATCTGAAGCTGTTCCTTGGTTTCCTGGGCATGTCCGACGTGAAGTTTGTTTTCGCCGAGGGGATTGCATATGGTCCGGAAGTGGCAACTAAAGCCACGACTGACGCGAAAGCCGTGCTGGAAGAGCTGGTGACCGCATAA
- a CDS encoding serine protease — MRLTAAFLIGCFAFSLYAHADDDDGLNEADVKTLFFGKDDRKPVDNAASQPWEAIGQLETASGNLCSATLISAHLALTAGHCLLAPPGKIDKAVALRFIANGKGGWRYEIHDIEARVDPALGKKLKADGDGWIVPSSAAPYDFGLIILHNPPSGITPIPLFDGSRSDLTAALKLDERKVTQAGYPEDHLDALYAHTDCAVTGWAQKSVLSHQCDTLPGDSGSPLLLKVNNAWQLIAVQSSAPAAKDRYLADNRAIAVTAFRDSLEALAQ; from the coding sequence ATGCGCCTAACTGCTGCCTTTTTAATCGGATGTTTCGCCTTTTCGCTCTATGCCCACGCAGACGATGATGACGGGCTTAATGAAGCTGACGTCAAAACCCTCTTCTTCGGTAAAGACGATCGTAAACCCGTTGATAACGCTGCAAGCCAGCCGTGGGAAGCCATCGGCCAGCTCGAAACCGCCAGCGGTAACCTCTGTAGCGCCACCCTTATTTCTGCCCACCTGGCCCTGACGGCCGGCCACTGTCTGCTGGCCCCGCCCGGTAAAATCGACAAAGCCGTCGCCCTGCGCTTTATTGCCAATGGCAAAGGCGGCTGGCGTTATGAGATCCACGATATCGAGGCGCGTGTCGATCCCGCCCTGGGTAAGAAACTGAAAGCAGATGGCGACGGGTGGATTGTTCCCTCTTCTGCCGCCCCCTACGACTTCGGGCTGATTATCCTGCATAATCCACCGTCCGGGATCACGCCGATTCCCCTCTTTGACGGCAGCCGTAGCGACCTGACTGCCGCCCTGAAGCTGGATGAGCGTAAGGTGACGCAGGCAGGCTATCCCGAGGATCATCTCGACGCGCTTTATGCCCATACCGACTGCGCAGTCACCGGCTGGGCGCAGAAAAGCGTTCTGTCGCATCAGTGCGATACTCTGCCGGGGGATAGTGGCTCCCCGCTGTTGCTGAAGGTGAATAATGCCTGGCAGCTGATTGCCGTGCAGAGCTCTGCACCCGCGGCAAAAGACCGCTATCTTGCCGACAACCGCGCAATTGCCGTCACCGCTTTCCGCGACAGCCTTGAAGCACTGGCCCAGTAG
- a CDS encoding pectate lyase → MSYPDSKLAGISGFAKAQGVTGGWAGSVVYVETLDQLQKALEDTTPRVVVLNRNIRADSLTKVYLGANKTLVGSYENRTLNNIHFRSTEASGNIIFQNLVLQHSREINQNDDIQLYLSHGNKYWIDHVTWEGHEWADSDHSTDKLLYIGAKADWATVSNCLFKNHRYGLIFGWPADDQTGYDGFPHLTVCHCHFENVYTRAPGLARYGYFHFYNNYINNFALGFTIATGAKIVSEANYFGAGSEKNGMLDDKGTGTFTDSGSYPALPNKTSPPSKWTPSSNYAYVVKTAQEAKQFTTEYAGAQSARLVFGG, encoded by the coding sequence ATGAGTTATCCGGATAGCAAATTAGCGGGCATTAGCGGTTTTGCTAAAGCACAAGGTGTGACCGGTGGATGGGCAGGTTCAGTAGTCTATGTTGAAACGTTGGATCAGTTGCAGAAGGCGCTGGAGGATACAACGCCGCGCGTGGTGGTGTTAAACCGTAATATTCGGGCAGACAGCCTGACAAAAGTTTATTTGGGGGCAAATAAAACCCTCGTTGGCTCGTATGAAAACCGCACGCTTAATAATATTCATTTCCGCAGCACGGAAGCCTCCGGGAATATTATTTTTCAGAATCTGGTATTGCAGCACAGCCGTGAGATTAACCAAAACGATGATATTCAGCTCTATCTCAGCCATGGTAATAAATACTGGATCGACCACGTTACCTGGGAAGGTCATGAGTGGGCCGACAGTGACCACAGCACGGATAAGCTGCTGTATATTGGCGCGAAAGCCGACTGGGCGACCGTCAGTAACTGCCTGTTTAAGAATCATCGCTATGGCTTGATTTTTGGCTGGCCGGCTGATGACCAGACGGGTTATGACGGCTTTCCGCATTTGACCGTCTGCCACTGCCATTTTGAAAATGTTTATACCCGTGCGCCCGGCCTGGCCAGGTACGGTTACTTTCATTTCTACAACAACTATATTAATAACTTCGCGCTGGGGTTCACTATTGCCACCGGGGCAAAAATTGTTTCCGAAGCGAATTACTTTGGTGCCGGAAGCGAAAAAAATGGCATGCTTGATGATAAAGGCACCGGAACCTTTACCGACAGCGGAAGTTATCCGGCGCTGCCGAATAAAACGTCGCCGCCGAGCAAGTGGACGCCTTCCTCTAATTACGCTTATGTGGTGAAAACCGCGCAGGAGGCGAAACAGTTTACGACAGAATATGCCGGTGCGCAGAGCGCCAGACTGGTATTTGGCGGCTAA
- a CDS encoding YdbH family protein: MTRGWKILTAAVMSVVLLLAGLMLTITHWLPRLAGVWLPAGTSVALDGRPGWHKGALSLPGIRYLAGQCVLANVRDVSLSKRKGRWLLDAADVNIDSACFDRLPNGKSDAAPRTLAAWQAMLPSAQVSVDHFSIAPWQNLAGALRLSLDSDRQQITYSGDALSLKARLEGNRLNVDALTFQAPGIPEPVQLSGTLHLPVIPNTLPEEGQLGANLTLQGVPDPLTVRLNWQQQQGELLVTAKDNQTPLVSLPWQVSADSVQITHGQWRWPWASQPLSGGVALSLNHWQQGLAATEITGRLNVLTQGRGGKGNVVLTLGPGHLDLVNSALPFRITGESKLAQLQFYAGLPGEVRGPLLDPALWLSPGALLRMRGRLLPTLEVDEARWPLAGVTLSSAGVDGRLQAILSAHDPQMGRFRLHLDGRATDFWPDKGLWQWRYWGNGKMVPLSASWDVNGNGRWQETLIELTSLSTGFDRIRYGGVNVHAPRLTLTSPLRWDRAKPSFDGALSLTARQTLFGDGGYLPPATLALNVSGRDPAFFLYRGTLQAQAIGPVRLQGRWDGAHLRGQAWWPTQPLTVFQPLLSNDLKMKIRSGTLRAQVAFSAASDSGLEAGGHWVVSNGSVSLPDNDISGVDFSLPFRLKVDRWYFGAKGPVSLRIKAIKNQFTLQNITADLQGGYPWSEEQPLRLSNVGMDILGGTLRMESLQMPQHEAATLRIKNISVSELVTAIKPKQIAMSGHINGALPLWLSHPRWLIKDGWIANSGPLTVRMDKDFADTISNNNIAAGAAMNWLRYMEISRSWATLDLDNLGMMTFRAQVNGTSRFSDKNQRVSLNYTQQENLFQLWRSLRFGDNVQSWLEDNATLPKHKEKSDETH; the protein is encoded by the coding sequence ATGACCCGGGGCTGGAAAATTTTAACCGCAGCAGTAATGAGTGTCGTTTTGCTGCTGGCAGGACTGATGCTGACCATTACGCACTGGCTGCCGCGGCTTGCGGGAGTCTGGCTTCCGGCGGGAACGTCCGTGGCGCTGGACGGACGGCCAGGGTGGCATAAGGGCGCGCTTTCCCTGCCGGGTATCCGCTATCTGGCCGGGCAGTGCGTGCTGGCTAACGTGCGTGATGTTTCGTTGAGCAAGCGAAAGGGTCGCTGGCTGCTCGATGCCGCAGACGTCAATATCGACAGCGCATGTTTCGATCGGTTACCCAACGGAAAATCCGACGCCGCGCCGCGAACGCTGGCGGCCTGGCAGGCGATGCTGCCTTCTGCGCAGGTTTCTGTTGATCATTTCTCGATCGCCCCGTGGCAAAATCTGGCTGGCGCGTTGCGCCTTAGCCTGGATAGCGATCGCCAGCAAATCACTTACAGCGGTGACGCGCTGTCCCTTAAGGCGAGGCTGGAAGGCAACCGCCTGAATGTCGATGCGCTGACCTTTCAGGCCCCCGGCATTCCTGAACCGGTACAGCTTTCAGGCACTCTGCATCTTCCTGTCATCCCCAATACGTTGCCAGAGGAGGGGCAGCTTGGCGCTAACCTGACGCTACAGGGCGTGCCGGATCCTCTGACAGTCAGGCTGAACTGGCAGCAGCAGCAGGGTGAATTGCTGGTCACGGCGAAGGATAACCAGACGCCGCTGGTCAGCTTACCCTGGCAGGTTTCAGCCGACAGCGTGCAGATAACTCACGGACAGTGGCGCTGGCCCTGGGCTTCCCAGCCGCTTTCCGGCGGCGTGGCCCTGAGCCTGAATCACTGGCAACAGGGGCTGGCGGCAACGGAAATTACCGGACGTCTGAACGTCCTGACTCAGGGACGCGGAGGGAAGGGCAACGTGGTACTGACGCTCGGGCCGGGCCACCTCGACCTCGTTAACAGCGCGTTACCCTTCAGGATAACTGGCGAAAGCAAGCTGGCCCAGCTGCAATTTTATGCAGGTCTTCCGGGTGAAGTGCGTGGCCCGCTGCTGGATCCCGCACTCTGGCTCAGCCCGGGTGCGCTGCTGCGCATGCGAGGGCGGCTACTCCCGACGCTGGAGGTTGACGAGGCACGCTGGCCGCTGGCCGGGGTCACCCTATCTTCAGCGGGAGTGGATGGGCGTTTACAGGCGATCCTTAGCGCCCACGATCCGCAAATGGGGCGGTTCAGACTGCATCTGGATGGCCGCGCGACGGACTTCTGGCCGGATAAAGGCCTGTGGCAGTGGCGCTACTGGGGCAACGGCAAAATGGTACCGCTGTCGGCCAGTTGGGATGTGAACGGAAATGGGCGCTGGCAGGAGACGCTGATTGAACTGACGTCACTCTCCACCGGCTTCGATCGGATCCGTTATGGCGGCGTCAACGTTCACGCGCCCAGACTAACCTTAACCTCGCCGCTGCGCTGGGATCGGGCTAAACCCTCTTTTGATGGTGCGCTCAGCCTGACCGCCCGGCAGACGCTGTTTGGCGACGGCGGTTACCTGCCGCCCGCCACGCTGGCGCTTAACGTCAGCGGGCGCGATCCGGCCTTTTTTCTCTATCGCGGCACGCTTCAGGCGCAGGCAATTGGCCCGGTGCGCTTGCAGGGCCGCTGGGATGGTGCGCATCTGCGCGGTCAGGCCTGGTGGCCAACGCAGCCTCTTACGGTTTTCCAGCCGCTGCTGAGTAACGACCTGAAAATGAAGATCCGCTCCGGCACCCTCAGGGCGCAGGTGGCCTTTTCCGCTGCCAGCGACAGCGGCCTGGAGGCGGGCGGTCACTGGGTGGTGAGCAACGGGAGCGTTTCACTGCCGGATAACGACATCAGCGGCGTCGATTTCTCCCTGCCGTTCAGACTGAAGGTCGATCGCTGGTATTTCGGCGCAAAAGGACCGGTCTCTCTTCGTATCAAAGCGATTAAAAATCAGTTTACCCTGCAAAATATCACTGCCGATCTCCAGGGCGGCTACCCCTGGAGTGAAGAGCAGCCGCTGCGCCTGAGTAACGTCGGTATGGATATTCTGGGGGGGACGCTGCGTATGGAGAGTTTGCAGATGCCGCAGCATGAAGCCGCGACGCTGCGCATTAAAAATATCAGCGTCAGCGAGCTGGTCACGGCGATAAAGCCGAAACAGATTGCGATGTCCGGGCATATCAATGGCGCGCTGCCGCTGTGGCTGAGTCATCCCCGCTGGCTGATTAAGGACGGCTGGATTGCCAATAGCGGTCCGCTGACGGTCCGGATGGATAAGGACTTTGCGGATACAATTTCCAACAACAATATAGCGGCAGGTGCGGCGATGAACTGGTTACGTTATATGGAAATTTCACGCAGCTGGGCCACGCTGGATCTGGATAACCTCGGGATGATGACCTTCAGGGCGCAGGTTAACGGTACCAGTCGTTTTAGCGATAAAAATCAGCGCGTGTCGCTTAACTATACGCAGCAGGAAAACCTGTTTCAGCTCTGGCGCAGTTTGCGCTTTGGCGATAACGTGCAGTCATGGCTGGAAGATAACGCCACACTGCCGAAGCACAAGGAAAAATCTGATGAAACGCATTAG
- the asr gene encoding acid resistance repetitive basic protein Asr, with the protein MKKLFALVVAAAMGMSSVAFAAETTTAAPASTTTTAASTPAATTAAPAKTTTTTKHHKKHKKAAKKAVAQKAQAAKKVHHKKVAKKAVAQKAQAAKKVHHKKVAKKSVAQKAQAAKKVHHKKAAHKAVAQKAQAAKKVHHKKAAHKAVAQKAQAAKKVHHKKVAHKAVAQKAQAAKKVHHKKVAKKA; encoded by the coding sequence ATGAAAAAATTATTTGCTCTGGTTGTAGCCGCTGCAATGGGTATGTCTTCAGTTGCTTTCGCTGCTGAAACCACAACTGCTGCACCAGCCAGCACCACTACTACTGCTGCTTCAACGCCTGCTGCAACTACCGCTGCACCGGCTAAAACGACTACCACGACTAAGCATCATAAAAAACACAAAAAAGCGGCTAAGAAAGCTGTAGCGCAGAAAGCTCAGGCTGCCAAAAAAGTTCACCACAAGAAAGTCGCTAAGAAAGCTGTAGCGCAGAAAGCTCAGGCTGCTAAAAAAGTGCACCACAAAAAAGTGGCTAAAAAATCTGTGGCGCAGAAAGCTCAGGCCGCTAAAAAAGTGCACCACAAAAAAGCGGCTCACAAAGCTGTAGCGCAGAAAGCTCAGGCTGCTAAAAAAGTTCACCACAAAAAAGCGGCTCACAAAGCTGTAGCGCAGAAAGCTCAGGCTGCTAAAAAAGTGCACCACAAAAAAGTGGCTCACAAAGCTGTAGCACAGAAAGCTCAGGCTGCTAAAAAAGTGCACCACAAAAAAGTCGCTAAAAAAGCGTAA